In one Bactrocera tryoni isolate S06 chromosome 5, CSIRO_BtryS06_freeze2, whole genome shotgun sequence genomic region, the following are encoded:
- the LOC120776463 gene encoding reactive oxygen species modulator 1 encodes MPALPSGAFGQAQGPSCFDKMKTGFTIGFCVGMASGALFGGFSALRYGLRGRELINNVGKVMLQGGGTFGTFMAIGTGIRC; translated from the exons ATGCCAGCTTTGCCTAGTGGAGCTTTTGGCCAAGCACAAGGTCCATCATGTTTTGATAAAATGAAGACTGGATTCACAATTGGCTTTTGTGTGGGCATGGCAAGTGGTGCACTCTTTGGCGGCTTCTCTGCGTTGCG GTATGGTTTGCGCGGACGCGAGTTAATAAACAATGTAGGAAAAGTGATGTTGCAGGGTGGAGGAACATTTGGTACTTTTATGGCCATTGGTACCGGTATTCGTtgctaa
- the LOC120776462 gene encoding endoplasmic reticulum-Golgi intermediate compartment protein 3: MRIADVLRRLDAYPRTLEDFSVRTVSGAAVTLISTSIIVILIFLECIAYMRPNLTEELFVDTTRNHKLRINLDLTIHNLACSYVSLDAMDSSGDQHLQVDHDIFKHRLDLQGKPMKETEPIKEIVAVSPSNKNSTCGSCYGAEHNSTQCCNTCEEVLEAYRHRKWNVQLDKIEQCKDQFKRNDIDAFKEGCRVQGHLEVNRMAGSFHIAPGNSFSIRQFHIHDFQFSDVKLDHTINHLSFGDKIEFAKTHPLDGLHVESDKDVKSEMYNYYLKIVPTMYAKVKSPPIHTNQFSVTRYKKDLSNKERGMPGIFFSYELSPLMVKYEEKQRSFGHFATNCCSIIGGVFTVAGIIAVFLNSSLEALQRKLEIGKLS; encoded by the exons ATGAGAATCGCGGATGTGCTCCGCCGGTTGGATGCATATCCACGTACGCTTGAGGATTTTAGTGTGCGCACTGTAAGCGGTGCTGCAG TTACCCTAATCAGCACCAGCATCATTGTTATACTGATATTTCTAGAATGTATTGCCTATATGCGTCCGAATCTCACAGAGGAGCTGTTTGTAGATACTACACGCAATCACAAGCTACGCATCAATTTGGATTTAACCATACATAATTTAGCTTGCAGct atgTCTCACTGGATGCAATGGATTCTTCAGGTGATCAACATTTACAAGTTGATCATGATATTTTCAAACATCGTCTAGACTTACAGGGTAAGCCAATGAAGGAAACTGAGCCCATAAAAGAAATTGTCGCTGTGTCGCcatcaaataaaaattccacCTGTGGTAGTTGTTACGGCGCCGAGCATAATAGTACACA GTGCTGCAATACTTGTGAAGAGGTGTTGGAGGCTTATCGCCACAGAAAGTGGAATGTGCAATTAGATAAAATCGAGCAGTGTAAGGACCAGTTTAAACGCAATGATATTGATGCATTTAAAGAAGGTTGTCGAGTACAAGGCCACTTGGAAGTCAATAGA atggCTGGTAGTTTCCATATAGCACCTGGTAACAGCTTCTCAATTAGGCAATTTCATATACATGACTTTCAATTCTCCGATGTGAAATTAGACCACACAATTAATCACTTGTCTTTTGGTGATAAAATAGAATTTGCTAAGACGCATCCCCTTGATGGGTTACATGTGGAATCAGACAAAg atgTAAAAAGCGAAATGTATAATTACTATTTGAAAATCGTGCCTACAATGTATGCAAAAGTGAAGAGCCCGCCCATACATACCAACCAGTTCTCAGTGACGCGCTACAAGAAGGACCTTTCGAATAAGGAGCGTGGAATGCCGGGTATTTTCTTCAGTTATGAATTATCGCCTCTGATGGTGAAATATGAAGAAAAGCAAAG ATCTTTTGGCCACTTTGCCACGAATTGCTGTTCAATAATCGGTGGGGTTTTTACTGTTGCTGGGATTATTGCCGTCTTCCTGAACAGTTCGTTAGAAGCACTGCAGCGTAAATTGGAAATAGGaaagctgagttaa